From Rhododendron vialii isolate Sample 1 chromosome 7a, ASM3025357v1:
CATGTTTTCGTTTGTGAAGTCAAATatggggagtttttttttttttggcgaggGTCAATTATAGGGTGCTTGGATGAATGTATTTATATTTATAGTAATAAGTTGTGTGTCTTGGATTCAACAACTAAGGAGCAAATAGTTTGCCCTGGCAGCTATATCTGTTCGCCTTATTATTTCTTGTTAGTTATCTGTTGACCCGATTAATATTGCAAGTTCTTCTAGATAAGGTGTATTTTGTGGCTTCTGGGTTCGCAATGAGATAAACTCGGCTCTTGGCATACTTTTCTTCCATTTGACATGAAACAAAGACTGCAATTCGAACCACTGTAGACCGCATAGGATAACTATGTTGGTTGTTTGTCGTTTTGTTCATTATCAATGGAGGtctaaagaaagaaagagaaaagtcaTCCATTGTTTTTAGAGTAATAAATGTGTATATGCTTGTAAGCCATTTCATTTCTTATAACTGATTTTATGTAAATGTATATCAGAAAAACAATTTGTGTTATGTCAATATCCATGGGGGGAAAAACTTGGGAAATGGAAAGATTTGGCAGTTTAGTGAGTTAATAAGTGGTCTAGCACGGAACATGATGTACAGAACCCGGTGGCCAAGTTCCACGGAATTCTGAAGGGGCGTGTaaattaattgttttcttttactttgGGAGAGAATTTCATTTTTCCCGGCAAAAAATTTCGTTTTCCCAGTGCTCTCTTTTATACCATTTATAATCTATTCTCGAACTAGAATAAATCTCTCTGCTTTCTTACACCATTTAGACCCATTTCTGCCATACCAGACCCACCATTTAGAGTCTTCAACGGCTAAAACCCACCTGCGTGATCATGGTTTGGGCTCGGGCCAGATTCTGAAGCCTTACTCGATGGGCAAGATTGATCATCCAGTaccaaaaatttgaaactttCCACCATACGAAGAGAGGGGCCCCAGACCATTGCGTGAATACCCATGGACGTACTGGACTGCCCAAGCTAGAACTTGGAGGAAGTCGAATGGGCTTTGGCGCGAGCCCATGAAAAGTGGTCCGCAGACTCGCGCTAGGAGAAATATCAGTGCTCAACTGAGACACTAACCAGATACATATCCTACATTTACGCATCTGATAATTTTTTGTGGCCTTTGTCCAATGTTTTTGTCAATCAATTAGAGTCAAtctggtgacaaaaaaaaaagcaaaaatgaaGTTACAAATGTGGCTTCTGTAACTTAGAAGATGTAGGAAACTGAATTCAATTAAGATCGAACCctctttcctaaaaaaaaagtgattgaaCCCTTTTCCTACAAATAAAGAGATTTGAACCCTTTTCTTGTTTAATAGGAAATTTCCGAACAATTTAATAGGAGGAAATCTCTGGAGCTGCCACTGTGTAAATTCTTGGCAGCTCCCGTCATGTGCTTAGTTTGAAGGGATTCAACTGAACTCTAATAATTCTAAGTGATCCCATCAGTATAGGGCATGTCTCACGACTGTTTTTGGAAGGAAAGGATGGTAAGTTTGATTTAGTTCTCAAGTCTCAACAACTCAGAAACTAGTTTAAATGAAAAGAATGTTTTCCTTGTTACTAGGATTCACACTTTCTGTCCCAAGAACCCAAAAGAATACCAAAACCATTTAACTATGCATTTCTCACAATTCATGCTGGCCTAGCCTGACACCAACCTCTCTCCAATAACAAATCTAGCTCCCATTTAAGCCTGTGATGACCCTCACCCATTTTCTTCATCAAGTGTTTTCAACATTCCAACACTTGAATCATCTTCCCAGCTCATTAGCCATGTCGAAAACAAGCAGCAGTGGTGCTCCTCCCAAGCAGTACGTTTCGCAAAGCAAACGCGCCCCAACGCCTGGAAAGGCGTCTGTCCTTGCACTGGGGAAGGCACTTCCTAGCCAAATCCTTCCTCAGGATTGCTTGGTCGAAGGCTACTTTCGGGACACAAAGTTTGAAGATTCGGCAATTAAGGAGAAACTAGAACGACTGTGTAAGCGAAATACCTTCCACCAATGCTTCGAAATTTCTGAATTTGGTTGCAATATTTGTCTGTTTCTTAGCTAATTTCGACGAACAAAAAGCAACTGcagaacaagggaaaaaaattactagtgCTAAATGagcaaatttattttatttttgatgtagCCCAATGGTTGACACTCAACAGAATGAATGCAATGCTGTCACAATGTAGTTTGGATAACtttttgccacttttttttaTGGGTCTTTaaattttctctgtttttggtaGGCAAAACAACTACTGTGAAGACAAGGTACACAGTCATGTCCAAGGAGATACTGGACAAGTACCCGGAACTAGCAACAGAAGGCTCGCCAACCATCAAACAGAGGCTCGAAATCGCAAACCCGGCCGTTGTACAAATGGCACTGGAAGCAAGCCTTGCTTGCATCAAGGAGTGGGGAAGACCAAAAGCTGCCATCACCCACGTTGTCTATGTTTCCTCCAGCGAAATCCGATTACCGGGTGGTGACCTCTACCTTGCGAGTCAACTCGGGCTGAGGAACGACGTGGGTCGCGTGATGCTCTACTTCTTGGGCTGCTACGGTGGTGTCACTGGCCTCAGGGTTGCCAAAGACATCGCCGAAAACAACCCTGGGAGCCGTGTCCTGTTAACGACTTCCGAAACCACCATTCTTGGGTTCCGTCCCCCAAACAAGGACCGCCCTTACGACCTAGTGGGGGCCGCCCTCTTTGGGGACGGAGCTGCCGCGGCCATCATTGGGGCGGACCCAATGGTGGGGTCCGAGTCCCCTTTCATGGAACTGAACTACGCGGTCCAGCAGTTCTTGCCAGGGACACACAACGTGATCAACGGTGGACTTACGGAAGAGGGCATAAACTTCCAACTGGGGAGGGATCTTCCGGTAAAGATCGAGGAAAACATCGAGGCGTTCTGCAAGAAGCTCATGGCCAAGGTCGGGTTGACCGACTTCAACGAGCTGTTCTGGGCGGTTCACCCGGGCGGACCGGCTATACTAAACCGATTGGAGGGGACCCTCAAGTTGGGTAGTGAGAAACTTGAGTGTAGTAGGAGGGCATTGATGGACTTTGGAAATGTTAGCAGCAATACAATTTTCTATGTGATGGAGAACATGAGGGAGGAGctgaagagagagggaggggaagAGTGGGGACTTGCTTTGGCATTTGGACCTGGGATCACATTTGAAGGCATCCTCGTTCGTAGCCTTTGATGAACTGAGTTTGGTGCAGTCTTTTCCATGAAATTTCACTAGTACTGCTTGGGAACAACCTGCATTTGAAGTTGATACTAGTAATGCTGAGTGAGACCGGGGAATGATATGATATGATAGGAAGAAAGCCTAAATATGAAGTTGATACTAATATGTATTGGAATAATTCAAATTTGACTGACTTCACTTTTCCTTGCACTGCAAATCCAATACTCAGAACATGAGACATGAATGAACAATTACAAGAGTGGCACAAAGATTGTATTGTAGTAGAAAATGTGAGCGCacatagggctgtaaatgaaccgagctgcTTGCGAGCAGCTAGACGCTCGACTCGCTTAGTAAttgagccgaactcgagctcgagttttaggctcgtttgcACGAATACAACAAAGCTCGGCTCAGCTTGGTTGGTTTGAACCCGTTGACACACTTCTATTTCTGTATATGGTGATCTAGCGGTCCATTCAGTATCTCACAAGAGAAGAAAAGATAATCaagaaactaaaatacccaCAGCTTCATCCCAATGTTGTCTAGTCTCGGgcggaaaaaaacaaaaaacaaagtgcCAATTGAATTTCTTTAAAATAAAGTTTCAGTAATTTGGCCTCTGTCCCTCTTGTTTAAATTGAGCCTTTTATTCGTAGTTAATCTTGCCATTGCAAGATCATATTGATTTTCGCATTCTTTTTGGAAGTGCGATTAATAATTTaaagagtgcgaaaatcactttccaaaattaaataaatcattCCTTAATATTAAGAAAATACATTCAAAAAGGTACATGTGCTCTAAAGTTAATCATTCATCTCCAAGATGATTTACATGTTCCAACGTTAATTATTCATTAACATATACTACAAAAATAGTTCACCTTTTTACTACAAAACAAAGTGCCAggtgtttttttccttcttgaatTTTGAACATTTGTGTCTCCCGGTTTAAGATGTAATGTACATAAAAGGATTATATGATAGTAGATAAACAGAATAAAAAAGACGGAAACACCTCGACACAGAATCAGGTGTTCCGTCCATTGGGAGGGTCCAATCTGTCGAAGTTTTTCGGCCATTGAATTCAGTATTATGTATTAATTACATAAATTTAATGGCCGAAAAACTCTTCGACAAATGGGCAGGGTTTCCGCATAGAGTAACCTGCACTGTAATTAAGGCTATGTTTGAAACAtgtgaaaaggaaaagaaaagaaatgaaaattaaaaaaatttcctttccattgtttggtttaaagagaaagagggaagaaaataagaatttcaaAGGTAGTGAATAGTaaacttttcttcccattttcctcttattttccttctcttttatcttcctttttttccctttcttttccctttcctttccctaggttccaaacagagcctaaagtCTCTGTTTCTGTTTTTCTGTTCGGTTCTGATTCCGGTGGTTGTTCTGGTATGGCGCCACCCAGTGATGATCCCAACCGAACCG
This genomic window contains:
- the LOC131331774 gene encoding type III polyketide synthase A, translated to MTLTHFLHQVFSTFQHLNHLPSSLAMSKTSSSGAPPKQYVSQSKRAPTPGKASVLALGKALPSQILPQDCLVEGYFRDTKFEDSAIKEKLERLCKTTTVKTRYTVMSKEILDKYPELATEGSPTIKQRLEIANPAVVQMALEASLACIKEWGRPKAAITHVVYVSSSEIRLPGGDLYLASQLGLRNDVGRVMLYFLGCYGGVTGLRVAKDIAENNPGSRVLLTTSETTILGFRPPNKDRPYDLVGAALFGDGAAAAIIGADPMVGSESPFMELNYAVQQFLPGTHNVINGGLTEEGINFQLGRDLPVKIEENIEAFCKKLMAKVGLTDFNELFWAVHPGGPAILNRLEGTLKLGSEKLECSRRALMDFGNVSSNTIFYVMENMREELKREGGEEWGLALAFGPGITFEGILVRSL